In one Hoplias malabaricus isolate fHopMal1 chromosome X1, fHopMal1.hap1, whole genome shotgun sequence genomic region, the following are encoded:
- the LOC136675990 gene encoding delta(3,5)-Delta(2,4)-dienoyl-CoA isomerase, mitochondrial-like isoform X3: protein MSASGGPTPPFTTLSISHPVNHITHVELHRPEKRNAMNKAFWSEMVDCFNQIKEDPECRVVVFSGAGKLFTAGIDLMDIAGDMLQPEGDDSARVSWYLRKIISKYQDTFSVIEKCPKPVVVAVHGACVGAGVDLITACDIRLCTQDAWFQVKEIDIGLAADVGTLQRLPKVIGSRSLVNELALTARKMYSDEAKSSGLVSRVFPDKESLMAGAMEIAGEIAGRSPVAVQGTKINLIYSRDHSVTEGLEYMATWNMSMLQTQDLMKSAQAALERKSPKDVPFSKL, encoded by the exons ATGTCTGCATCCGGAGGCCCCACCCCACCGTTCACCACCCTGTCAATCAGCCATCCAGTCAATCACATCACTCATGTGGAGCTGCACCGCCCCGAGAAACGCAACGCCATGAACAAGGCCTTTTGGAG TGAAATGGTTGACTGCTTTAATCAGATCAAAGAAGACCCAGAGTGTCGCGTGGTCGTCTTCTCAGGCGCTGGGAAGCTTTTTACAGCAG GTATTGATCTTATGGACATTGCGGGTGATATGCTGCAGCCTGAAGGAGACGACAGTGCCAGGGTGTCATGGTACCTTCGGAAAATCATCTCCAAATACCAGGACACCTTCTCAGTCATTGAGAAG TGTCCAAAGCCTGTGGTGGTGGCAGTGCATGGAGCGTGTGTAGGAGCAG gGGTTGATCTGATTACAGCATGTGATATTCGTCTGTGTACACAGGACGCCTGGTTCCAGGTGAAG GAGATTGATATTGGTTTGGCGGCAGATGTTGGAACTTTACAGCGTCTTCCCAAAGTAATTGGCAGTCGTAG TTTGGTGAATGAACTGGCTCTGACTGCGAGGAAAATGTACTCTGATGAAGCCAAGAGTTCTGGACTGGTTAG CCGTGTATTTCCGGATAAAGAGTCACTGATGGCCGGAGCGATGGAGATTGCAGGAGAAATTGCAGGCCGGAGTCCTGTCGCTGTTCAAGGGACTAAAATTAATCTAATTTACTCTCGAGACCACAGTGTGACCGAGGGGCTGGAGTACATG GCGACATGGAACATGAGCATGCTGCAGACCCAGGATCTGATGAAGTCGGCGCAGGCGGCCTTGGAGAGGAAAAGCCCCAAAGATGTTCCCTTCTCCAAACTGTGA
- the LOC136675990 gene encoding delta(3,5)-Delta(2,4)-dienoyl-CoA isomerase, mitochondrial-like isoform X1, with amino-acid sequence MYKRWYKLLFRLLRSTLNGRGLWRPTLNTVRAMSASGGPTPPFTTLSISHPVNHITHVELHRPEKRNAMNKAFWSEMVDCFNQIKEDPECRVVVFSGAGKLFTAGIDLMDIAGDMLQPEGDDSARVSWYLRKIISKYQDTFSVIEKCPKPVVVAVHGACVGAGVDLITACDIRLCTQDAWFQVKEIDIGLAADVGTLQRLPKVIGSRSLVNELALTARKMYSDEAKSSGLVSRVFPDKESLMAGAMEIAGEIAGRSPVAVQGTKINLIYSRDHSVTEGLEYMATWNMSMLQTQDLMKSAQAALERKSPKDVPFSKL; translated from the exons ATGTACAAACGTTGGTATAAGCTCCTGTTTCGacttctccgttccaccttaaatg GCAGGGGTCTGTGGCGTCCCACGCTGAATACTGTTAGAGCGATGTCTGCATCCGGAGGCCCCACCCCACCGTTCACCACCCTGTCAATCAGCCATCCAGTCAATCACATCACTCATGTGGAGCTGCACCGCCCCGAGAAACGCAACGCCATGAACAAGGCCTTTTGGAG TGAAATGGTTGACTGCTTTAATCAGATCAAAGAAGACCCAGAGTGTCGCGTGGTCGTCTTCTCAGGCGCTGGGAAGCTTTTTACAGCAG GTATTGATCTTATGGACATTGCGGGTGATATGCTGCAGCCTGAAGGAGACGACAGTGCCAGGGTGTCATGGTACCTTCGGAAAATCATCTCCAAATACCAGGACACCTTCTCAGTCATTGAGAAG TGTCCAAAGCCTGTGGTGGTGGCAGTGCATGGAGCGTGTGTAGGAGCAG gGGTTGATCTGATTACAGCATGTGATATTCGTCTGTGTACACAGGACGCCTGGTTCCAGGTGAAG GAGATTGATATTGGTTTGGCGGCAGATGTTGGAACTTTACAGCGTCTTCCCAAAGTAATTGGCAGTCGTAG TTTGGTGAATGAACTGGCTCTGACTGCGAGGAAAATGTACTCTGATGAAGCCAAGAGTTCTGGACTGGTTAG CCGTGTATTTCCGGATAAAGAGTCACTGATGGCCGGAGCGATGGAGATTGCAGGAGAAATTGCAGGCCGGAGTCCTGTCGCTGTTCAAGGGACTAAAATTAATCTAATTTACTCTCGAGACCACAGTGTGACCGAGGGGCTGGAGTACATG GCGACATGGAACATGAGCATGCTGCAGACCCAGGATCTGATGAAGTCGGCGCAGGCGGCCTTGGAGAGGAAAAGCCCCAAAGATGTTCCCTTCTCCAAACTGTGA
- the LOC136675990 gene encoding delta(3,5)-Delta(2,4)-dienoyl-CoA isomerase, mitochondrial-like isoform X2, whose protein sequence is MNSFFRFAFVGSRGLWRPTLNTVRAMSASGGPTPPFTTLSISHPVNHITHVELHRPEKRNAMNKAFWSEMVDCFNQIKEDPECRVVVFSGAGKLFTAGIDLMDIAGDMLQPEGDDSARVSWYLRKIISKYQDTFSVIEKCPKPVVVAVHGACVGAGVDLITACDIRLCTQDAWFQVKEIDIGLAADVGTLQRLPKVIGSRSLVNELALTARKMYSDEAKSSGLVSRVFPDKESLMAGAMEIAGEIAGRSPVAVQGTKINLIYSRDHSVTEGLEYMATWNMSMLQTQDLMKSAQAALERKSPKDVPFSKL, encoded by the exons ATGAACAGTTTTTTCAGATTTGCTTTTGTGGGAA GCAGGGGTCTGTGGCGTCCCACGCTGAATACTGTTAGAGCGATGTCTGCATCCGGAGGCCCCACCCCACCGTTCACCACCCTGTCAATCAGCCATCCAGTCAATCACATCACTCATGTGGAGCTGCACCGCCCCGAGAAACGCAACGCCATGAACAAGGCCTTTTGGAG TGAAATGGTTGACTGCTTTAATCAGATCAAAGAAGACCCAGAGTGTCGCGTGGTCGTCTTCTCAGGCGCTGGGAAGCTTTTTACAGCAG GTATTGATCTTATGGACATTGCGGGTGATATGCTGCAGCCTGAAGGAGACGACAGTGCCAGGGTGTCATGGTACCTTCGGAAAATCATCTCCAAATACCAGGACACCTTCTCAGTCATTGAGAAG TGTCCAAAGCCTGTGGTGGTGGCAGTGCATGGAGCGTGTGTAGGAGCAG gGGTTGATCTGATTACAGCATGTGATATTCGTCTGTGTACACAGGACGCCTGGTTCCAGGTGAAG GAGATTGATATTGGTTTGGCGGCAGATGTTGGAACTTTACAGCGTCTTCCCAAAGTAATTGGCAGTCGTAG TTTGGTGAATGAACTGGCTCTGACTGCGAGGAAAATGTACTCTGATGAAGCCAAGAGTTCTGGACTGGTTAG CCGTGTATTTCCGGATAAAGAGTCACTGATGGCCGGAGCGATGGAGATTGCAGGAGAAATTGCAGGCCGGAGTCCTGTCGCTGTTCAAGGGACTAAAATTAATCTAATTTACTCTCGAGACCACAGTGTGACCGAGGGGCTGGAGTACATG GCGACATGGAACATGAGCATGCTGCAGACCCAGGATCTGATGAAGTCGGCGCAGGCGGCCTTGGAGAGGAAAAGCCCCAAAGATGTTCCCTTCTCCAAACTGTGA
- the LOC136675989 gene encoding thymus-specific serine protease-like: protein MALSQWLMIMILFIHSSSSGRLLWKMKVHVHEVQEQRAREHLKLHSASMEQAFEGNMEQPLDHFNHHKNSTFTQRFFVNKVYWKCPHGPVFLYIGGEGPLTQFSVLAGHHVSMAKKHGALLVALEHRFYGQSIVPGGLEIQNLQYLSSQQALADLAAFHLHISEKFSLTCWNIWISFGGSYAGALSAWFRGKFPHLVFGAVASSAPVQAKLDFSAYNTVVGHSLLDESVGGSDKCVEAVREAFSVVEAALFGGNETQVGKDFDCCETPKSPEDRTELLQVLADIFLGTVQYNEEVGPLTVAYLCDIMTNQSDEGAYRRLVKLTKIYLHTLGHTPCLDVSRGETISELNRTSDSGIPGYRQWFYQTCSEFGFYQTCEDASCPFSRRLTLQTQTQLCPLLFNIPQSTLPANIHFTNQYYGGEEPRTQQVLYVNGDIDPWMALSIVRNGTSDDHRAILIHSSAHCADMNPATTRDRPSLTHARQEIERCVSVWLKRAELEHRI from the exons ATGGCTCTAAGTCAGTGGTTGATGATCATGATCCTCTTTATTCACTCTTCGTCCTCTG GGCGCCTGCTCTGGAAGATGAAAGTACATGTGCATGAAGTTCAGGAGCAGAGAGCCCGGGAACACCTGAAACTTCACTCAGCTAGCATGGAGCAAGCATTCGAGGGCAACATGGAGCAACCACTGGATCATTTTAACCACCACAAGAACAGCACCTTCACTCAG AGATTCTTTGTGAATAAGGTGTACTGGAAGTGTCCCCACGGTCCAGTGTTCCTCTACATCGGTGGTGAAGGTCCTCTCACTCAGTTCAGTGTATTGGCCG GTCATCACGTTTCCATGGCCAAGAAGCACGGGGCTCTGCTAGTGGCTCTTGAGCACAGATTCTATGGCCAGAGCATAGTTCCAGGAGGCCTGGAGATCCAGAACCTGCAGTACCTCTCCAGCCAGCAGGC CCTCGCTGATCTCGCTGCTTTCCACCTGCACATCAGCGAGAAGTTCAGCCTTACCTGCTGGAATATCTGGATCAGTTTTGGAGGCTCATACGCTGGAGCTCTGTCAGCATGGTTCAGAGGAAAG TTTCCTCACCTTGTGTTCGGGGCAGTGGCGTCCTCCGCACCAGTACAGGCCAAACTGGACTTCTCTGCTTACAACACG GTAGTTGGTCATAGTCTTCTGGACGAGAGTGTGGGCGGATCTGATAAG TGTGTGGAGGCGGTTAGGGAAGCGTTCTCTGTGGTGGAAGCTGCTCTCTTTGGGGGAAATGAGACTCAGGTGGGGAAAGATTTTGACTGCTGTGAAACCCCGAAAAGCCCAGAGGACCGGACAGAGCTCCTGCAGGTCCTTGCTGATATATTTTTGGGAACCGTCCAGTACAACGAGGAGGTCGGGCCACTGACAGTCGCCTATCTCTGCGATATCATGACCAACCAGAGCGACGAGGGTGCATACAGAAGACTCGTCAAACTTACGAAG ATTTACCTTCACACTCTAGGACACACACCGTGTCTGGACGTCTCTCGAGGGGAGACAATCAGCGAGCTCAACAGAACCAGTGACTCTGGGATCCCTGGGTACAGACAGTGGTTCTATCAAACCTGCTCAGAGTTCGGCTTCT ATCAGACTTGTGAAGACGCTAGCTGCCCATTCTCACGCAGGCTAACGCtccagactcagactcagctcTGCCCCCTACTCTTCAACATCCCTCAGAGCACACTGCCCGCAAACATCCACTTCACCAACCAGTACTACGGAGGAGAGGAGCCTCGGACCCAGCAGGTGCTCTACGTCAATG GTGACATCGACCCGTGGATGGCGCTAAGCATCGTCCGTAACGGAACCAGTGATGATCACAGAGCAATCCTCATCCATAGCTCAGCACACTGCGCTGATATGAACCCAGCAACCACCAGAGACAgaccctcactcacacatgcccggcag GAGATtgaaaggtgtgtgtctgtgtggctgaAGAGAGCGGAATTGGAGCACAGgatttaa